Within the Miscanthus floridulus cultivar M001 chromosome 2, ASM1932011v1, whole genome shotgun sequence genome, the region ctggtgggcacagatggatccttttATCTTATTGTTAGATATTTATTCCAATtccactgtttaaattccgcactctgaacttggtattgtaataatatatttctgagaacttttgttgtatgaaatggactaagtgttgtaaactcgttctcattattggatcctggatgtaaaacgtggattgtttgagttgtcccttggggtgtgctcgatggaactgtccgacgtagctaactttcggggtgcttagcaTCTAGTGCAAGACGAGCGCCTCCTAAAGcatgttatttcaggcggttctaccacacacaGTGCTGTTGATTTGCTTTGAGGATTTGCTTGGGATAACTGGTACAGAGTGTGAGGATAGGTTCTTTGAGGTGAAGAATTTGTTGGCTGATTCGATGCTTGAGTACCATGGGGAAGATGATGTAGGAAATAGTGTTCCAGCAGCAGCACCTGCAGCAGGACACAATGATGATTTTTTATCTTCCATTAGTGCTCGTGTTGCAAGTAGAAGGCCAGCAACAATGGGATTCAAAACTGAGTTAGATTGCTACTTGGATGAAGAGCTATTGGACATGCATACTAAGAATTTCAAAGTTTTAGATTGGTGGAAGGTGGCTAAAACTCGGTTCCCAACTTTGAGAAAGATTGCTAGGGACATATTTGCTATTCCTGTTATAACAGTTGCTTCAGAATCAGCTTTTAGCACTGGTGGTAGGGTTTTAAGTGAGCATCACAACAGGCTCACTTCCAAGATGTTGGAGACCCTAATGTTCTCTCAGGATTGGCTAAGAAACAAGTATAAAGGTATATTTAACACTGCTCTTATGTCTATTAGCTTGCTGTTAATTTCTACAAATATTTACTGTTATTCATGCAAACCAACTCATTTGGTCATTTATGTTTTGTAGTTGATGAGAAAAATAAGCAGCCTGCAACCTTTTGGTCATGTCTTCAGGACATACAAGAGGGGTTTCAGGTGATATGCACTGAAATATGTTCATTTTCAGCAACTTTGTGAAGTGTGAGTGTGATATTATATAGCTAAGTTATGATTTGTTTATCCTAATGTAGGAACTTACAATTTGAGGACAAATGAAGTGGTTGTGAGATGGCCTCATAGCGCCCTTTTGGTCACAGAGAACAAGTCAAATGATGCAAGAATTGGATGAAGTGCTTGTGCTTCCTTTTGATGACTTATCTGTTAATTGCATTTGTGAACTTGTAACCTGTGTGGTCTCTCTTTAATTCATGGTGGATAAAGCCATGTGAACTTGTAATATTTTATTGTGGTATGTGAACTTGTAATGGACTACGTGCTTAGGAACTATGCTGCAATTAGAAGCCTAGACTTGGAAGGCTGGAACTTATTTGCTACATGATACTATTAAATTGTAGCTTGCTGGAATGAGCCAATGAGGCATTTCTACTATATTTCTACTAGCTTGACCAAGATGCAATGATGCTATATTTCTATGCTAATGTCAGCTTGTTGCAATGATGCCTTTTTTTAATATGAATATTTGTTAGTATGTAATTTGCTGGAATGATATTATTTTTGCATGTGAATGTATGATAAATATATGTAAATCTTGGGTCTATTATTGGGTGTGGGTTACCCGTCGAGTAGAATTACCCGCGCGGGTGCGGGTATGGGAGCATTTTCCTACCCGAGCGCGGGTACGGGTAACCCGACGGGTAAAATTCCATTTGACGGGTGCGGGTATGGATTCCTACTACCTGTTGGGTACgtacccattgccatctttacttAGAACTTATGCTAGTATGCAACACAATTCAAGATAGTATAAACATATCCAGTGTCTTGGTGTTTGGTTATCATACACAAATAAGTTGTATTTGTAAACTATGTTCATTGGCATTTTGTTGTCATACACAAGAAAGTTGTATTTGGTAAACTGTGTTTGGTTTCTTACATTATATTGCATGTAATCGCCTCCATATTTTAGAAGAGGTCTCATGTTTCTAATAGAGGTAAGTTCTAGAAAAGATAAGGGAGTTAAGAATATTACATTTTTGTGTAGCACATTGGTTGACCAGATCTGCATTacctaagagcatctctaagggTTTCCCAAAATTGGCCCTCTTCACTCAATCTTGTTTTTTACGGGATTGAAAAAAAAGCTCTCTTTAACAACTCCTTATCCCAAATCCCAATCTTTCCACACTTGGGAAATTCGATCGAGACACGTGGAAAGATACGCGTGTAGGCACAACTTGGATCGGGGTTGCCGCGACTTCTCACAGGCTTTTGGCCACCCACACCACAGCTTGGAGGGCCAATGGGCCATGGCCACCACTGTCCGGCTAGTAGCCGCCTCTTGGGAAAGCCAACAAATATGCTCCATATTTTTTTGGTGACTTTgaaaactcattgatttaccaATTGTTTTTTTAGAGCTAATGAAGATGCTCTAATACGTCCAAATTTGACGTACTAGCTAATGTTGCATTAGACATGCTTTTAAAAATTGTGCAAGTCTGTATAAGAGCCTCTGCGAATAATCAACTATGAGCAAACTACACTGCACAAACCTATATACTAGCTAATGCAGACAACCAAACAAGCTCTATAAATTTACTTGTGATTTCCATATAATGCGTTAGCTCGAGGAAATCCCTAGGTGCTATAAAGGTAAATTGATACCTATTTCCATATATATGCTAGCACCAAGAAATCCATAGGTGTTATGAAGGTAAACTCATATATACCTATCGCTAGGAGTGGCCATTCAGGTTACCCTTTCAGGTCAAATAATTCAGATTCATAAAATTTTGGATTTCCAAATTAACACCCTAAATTTATCTAGACTTAGTAGAGGATAGATAGCGGAGACGATTGGAGCCGAAGGAACTCGCTCTTGTGGGTTAGAGCGGTAGAGTCAATAGATGATTAAGTGGGGGCATCGGGGGTAAAGTCTAGTGGAGGCGAAATTGGGCTTTTGCCCTCTCTTTCCCTGTGTGGCTTCATTGAACTCAGTCGTTGCATCTATTGCTGTTGGAGTATTGTAAGATGATGAACAAGTGTTGTAGATGGTGCAAGAGACATTGGAGAGGTATGGCTGAGTAGATTTTGCCTTGGTGGCTCAACTAAAACAAAAGGTGCGGCCCAATAGCACTTGCAAGCCTTTAGTGTAGTAACTAAAAACCTCTTttttcttaatgcaatgatacgcaATGCTTTTGCGCATTCTAGAAAACTGAAAATCATACCCCCCACGTTGTTTTGCTGCCACGCTCCACCAAAAGGGCATCGAGGCACTGCTCAGAAACAAGTTTAGAAAAAGAGAGCCAAAGGACCTCATGCAGTCGATCAAGTGATTGCGGTTCATcatgtttcaaaaaaaatatctTATAAAATGTTTTGAAAACACAATCCTCTTAAAAAACCAAGTATATTGCAAAAAGACAAATGCTCTTAAAAAACTCTAAGAGAGACCAATTCTACTGAAAGATAAACCGTGACATTCAgacttgtttttttttatcttgttTCCCTGTTGCTTTTTTCCAGCATATATTTCTCTTCTTCACCGTCACATGGTagactgattttttttttggttttataATTTGACCATGAAGTCATTTTCCCGTTTAAGGGCCTGTTTAGCAGAGTTGTAGATTCTCGTAGAAACATTTTAGATCTAGATTTTCTTAAAAAATGTTGTCCTGATAAATCAAAATCACTTTTTGTAAAACTGTTTGGCTAGTTTACCGGATTCTTACAACATCTCCAATCTATATCTCTATCTctgtctcttctcttctcttctctatctctatctctatctctatctctatctctatttctatctctataAACATCAGTTCAAATTATTCTACATGTACATCCACCCAACAATTACTTGCTCTTCAGAGATGAGCTTAACACATCCACACCACCAAATGCACCCAGAAATACATTATCCTAAAAACGTACACACCAGATCATCTCTCCTCCATTCTCTTTCCGTACTCAACCATATCCAACGCTCATCATTCAATGGATCTGCAGTGTCCACCTCACATACGACCCTTCCTCGTGCAGTTGCACAACCTCATTGAAAAAATATAGTTCAATGAGAGAATTTAAAAAATAAACATAGAAAGGTTAAAAAGATAAGGCTTGATAGCGTGGCAACTAAGGAAGGATAATCTGTAGGGCTAATGATAAAGCTTTGACATTTTGATGATAAGAGACGACATTGATAGAGCTATTAATATGCAACCAGGATATTGAAGCGAATTGTACAAGAGCATATGAGCTATTGTACCAAGCTTTGGGTATAAATATATAGCCTTGGATTATAGATCTAACCAACCAAAAAAGAGAGATATCATGCAAGATTGATCATGGTGGAAACAACTACTTTTGATGATAGTGAAGGTGAATAAAGTTGCAAACTATAGAGTAAAACATGGGATTAGAAATTGGTGAAAAAAGTGCAAGCTAAGTTACAAAAGTTAAAAGGATACTAGTTCTAGTTGGCTCAAGATAAAGAATAATCATTATAAATATAAAAGAGAGGTGAACAATATTTTAAGACTCTTGTTGTCCTAATTAAAATTAACTAATGTTTGTGTTTTTAGTTGAAACCTTCTATTCATTCTCTCCTAGTCGGTATTCCTTGATCCTTCGTCCGAGACTTTGAATTTTTTATCCAATAAATCAAGTGCTAAGAGACCCTTAAACACTTGAGTATTCACTAGATGTTCTTTTTTCTTGAGAAGTTCTATATAACAAGTGCACATGTGAAAATGTGGGAATGTACCATTACATCAAAATTCATGTGATGGGTAATGAAAGCAATGGGGGAGGTATAGTGGCTGCTAACCTAAATAGTTTTTTAGAATCTATAGAGGATTGAGGCATGGAGATATGTTGTCCCCTCTTTTGTTTAACTTAGTAGCCGATGGTATGGCTGGAATACTAAAAGCAATTGTTAGCAAGGAGTTGTCGCAGGTTTATTTAGGCCCTGAGCTGGTGGAGGGAGGTTTAATTGATTTTTATTATGATGACTGCAGTGTGCTTTTCATGGAAAACTCTACTCAGAATATCGCAAACTATAAGTTCTTGTTATTTTGTTTTATAGGAACTTTCTAGCATGCAGAATGATTACCACAAATTAAAGGTGCTTACAGTGTGCATAGAGGAggtgttggtagattctatggtAGATGCCTGTAATTGCAAATTGGTTAAATTCCCATTGAAGTTTCTGGGACTCCCTGTCAGTGACAAGAAGCTATCCAAGGCTACCTCAATGAACCAGTAATTAAATCGACGTGCCAATCAAAGGCGGAGAGAAGAATAAAGAGTAAGTCAGAGGGTTCCTGATGTAAATgtacaagaaaaaaaaagaatgtaCAAAGTGGTTGAGTGTTTTAGAAATAGTTCAGGATTTCTGATgcaaattttttttctatattttaggagtgaggTTTTAGAAACTGTTAGAGGAAGACAATAAATATGCACCTAACTTTTTTTTGTCACTTCTaaaactcattgatttaccaACTATTTTTTGGTACTATTGGAGATGCTTTGGCTAAAAAATGTCCGGATCACATTTGTTGGATTCCTCCCACAGTTTCTAAAATCtcgctcctaaaatatagaaaacAATTTTAATTTACATTAGAAATCTCAAACTATTTGTAAATCATCTCAATCACTTTTGCACTTTTTGTCTCATGTACATTTGCATTGGGAACCGTATtatactttttattcttttcatgTCCTTCCACCTCCAGATTGGTGTATCGACATACGCGCGGATATTTTTGTTTGATTGACTGTTTTTCTAAGTGTAAAAAGATTAGGAGTTGTTAGAGAGCAGTTTTTTAATCTAACCAAAAAATTTAGATTAGGAGTGAGTCTTGAAAACATTTGAAGGTTAATAAAAAAAAAGGATGAAATCTGTTTCGAGTGATTGTCCAAAAAACACTCTCTTCGTGTTGTTTGGCAATGATTCTTCTATATATCAAACCCACCCTAAGTGTTATTTGGTTGATGACCAAAACTTGCCACGCCAAAGATTGATCATAACATAGTTTTTTTTTATAGTTGTTTGGTTCACTGTCACAACTATATTCCAAATTTTGCCACGAGTGTAGCTTCGATTTTGCTCGTCACATTTTCTGTGGCAGCCACAGTTTCCTAAAGTTACGCGTAACAAAATACGACACCAACCAAACAGGCTTAGGCTTATAGTCATCTCACACGGCAGGCATGCTTGTTCAACCGTTCGTCTTGGACCATCGTCCAAGCAACGAAAACATGAACTCCGAGAACTCTATAAAGTGCCACGTTCCCTGGCTATTCTGATTTCTGAACCAAGAGGACACCTACTCCCAAACAATCCATGTTACTCATGCAACTTCCATGCAAGTCGATGGAGACACGCACTACGTTTCCTGAACAAATCCATTAAGATCACAACCTCCCCCGCTTCCCTCTCTCGTCTCTCCTCTGCATGCAAACTGAACCCCTGCCGATCTTTTTCGTCCACCATGGAAGAGAAGAGGAAGCTGCAGTGGCGGCGAGGGCGTGACGGCATCGTGCAGTACCCTCACCTCTTCTTTGCGGCCCTGGCGCTGGCCCTCGTAGTCGCGGACCCGTTCGGCCTCAGTCCGCTGGCCGGGGTCGACTACCGGCCGGTGAAGCATGAGCTCGCGCCGTACGGGGAGGTCATGGGCAGCTGGCCCAGAGACAATGCCAGCCGGCTCAGGCGTGGGAGGCTGGAGTTCGTCGGCGAGGTGTTCGGGCCGGAGTCCATCGAGTTCGATCTCGAGGGCCGCGGGCCGTACGCTGGCCTTGCCGACGGCCGCGTCGTGCGGTGGATGGGCGAGGAGACCGGGTGGGAGACGTTTGCCGTCATGAATCCTGACTGGTAAGTGCTCGCTCCGGCGTGCACTCgtttgttgctatatatacaaAAGTTACAAACTCAAAGATATTTGATCTGATTTTCTGCATTACTGGGAAAACATCATGCAATGTAAATTTGTTATTTCTTGGCAAAGGTCAGAGGAAGTTTGTGCCAATGGAGTGAACTCAACGACGAGAAAGCAACACGAGAAGGAGGAATTCTGCGGCCGGCCGCTCGGTCTGAGGTTCCACAGGGAGACCGGCGAGCTCTACGTCGCCGACGCGTACTACGGTCTGATGGTCATTGGCCAGAGCGGCGGCGTGGCGTCCTCCATCGCGAGGGAAGCCGACGGGGACCGCATCCGGTTCGCGAACGACCTCGATGTCCACAGGAATGGATCCGTATTCTTCACTGACACGAGCATGAGATACAGCAGAAAGTGAGCAAAGCAAAACACTCTGGCTTCTCTTTTTCAGTTGAGTAAAAAACTAAAAATTAGTGCCTCTGTATTTCTGCTGAAAGATTAGCTAACCAGACAAGAGCTGAATTTACAGGGACCATTTGAACATCCTGTTAGAAGGAGAAGGCACCGGGAGGCTGCTCAGGTATGATCCAGAAACAAATGCCGTCCATGTCGTGCTCAAGGGGCTGGTCTTCCCAAACGGCGTGCAGATCTCAGAGGACCAACAGTTTCTTCTCTTCTCCGAGACAACAAATTGCAGGTAACAAAAATATAATCTGACGATGCTCATGATTCTACCATATTCATAGGAGTGATATGGACACAAACCACACATCTGGCCTTGATCAGGATAATGAGGCACTGGCTGGAAGGCCCAAGAAAGGGCGAGGTAGAGGTGTTCGCGAACCTGCCGGGCTTCCCCGACAACGTGCGCTCCAACGGCAAGGGCCAGTTCTGGGTGGCGATCGACTGCTGCCGGACGCCGGCGCAGGCGGTGTTCGCCAAGAGGCCGTGGCTCCGGACCCTCTACTTCAAGTTCCCGCTGACGCTCAAGATGCTCACGAGGAGGGCCGCCAAGAGGATGCACACGGTGCTGGCGCTCCTCGACGACGAGGGGTGCGTCGTCGAGGTGCTCGAGGACCGGGGCCGCGAGGTGATGAAGCTGGTGAGCGAGGTGCGGGAGGTGGGCCGCAAGCTGTGGATCGGGACCGTGGCGCACAACCACATCGCTACCATCCCCTACCCTTTGGACTAGCCATGATCCTGTTTCAATGCCTCCTAATATGTAGTGACTGGTCGTAATCTTGTTTGTATTTGTCAAATTGGCATAATAATAATGGACAGATTCAGATCGCATAAAAATGGGCATTGTTGCTGTCAGCAGCATACTAATTGAATCGAATCGTGTTCAGTTCTCACTTCGCTACGATTTGCTCCAGCTTGGAGTAAAGGACCTGTCAAATCGAGATCCAGGTTACAAATTTATATCTCAATCTCTCCTCTACGGTTCagttcgcttcgttgaaaaaataaaccaaaacactgttccggttgatttgttgcgagaaaaaaatactatttcaggtaaaaaacaaactaaaaagtacggattataagacaagcaaaCGGGACCTACATCTAAAAAGATTGCAATGTCATCGTTTATACCCGGTGATACAAAGTCAATAATGTTCCACTTGAGGCTCACACGTTCGCATCATACCTTATTTCAATATGAACATATCCGTGTCTGATAaaaacagcctgttcgcttagtCGTAAATGATTATAGATTATAAGCcataacaatatttttctctcactccaaaccagccagcaataataatccacgatcgttttagccgaaacgaacaggctataAGTTCTCGATGCTCTACTCACGCGTCTACATCTGATTATTGAGATTCAATCCAAAAATTTATGGTCCCGATGAAATGTACGGACATATACCTGGTAtacagagaaagaaaaaaaatttcTCAAACTAGAGTTGAGATACATAATataggtggtgtttggatccagtAACTAAAGTTTAGGAAGTGCCATGTGGGGAtgtcgtatggggtgttcggatactaataaaaaaataaattacagaatccgtcagtaaaccacgagatgaatttattaagcctaattaatcgtcattagcatatgtttactgtagcaccacattatcaaatcatggactaattaggcttaaaaattcgtctcgtaaaacaGTCTTAATCTGTACATTTAGTTTCATaaataatctatatttaatacttcatatgtCAAATATTTAGTTTttagaaggtggaaccaaactccccGCTAATTGGGCCGAATTAGAAAGGACTTGTTGTCAAGGGTCCGCGACCGCGGAGTTGGGCTCGGTTTCATTTAGCCGACAATGTAGTGACCGACCTGAGCCGAACTAAATAAAAATCGAACAGAGGGGAAAGAAGGCGGCGAGCCAAACCGAGCGGACGCCATGGATCGCGAGTGGGGCTCCAagcccggcagcggcggcgccgccTCCGCCCAGAATGAGGCCATCGACCGGCGGGAGCGCCTCCGCCGCCTGGCGCTCGAGACCATCGACCTCGCCAAGGACCCCTATTTCATGCGCAACCACCTCGGCAGGTAACCCGCCCTAAACCCTAGCTTCTTCTTCGAACTCGCGCCCGTCTCGATTTGCTTCGATCTAATTCTGCTTGTTTGTAGCTATGAGTGCAAGCTGTGCCTGACGCTGCACAACAACGAGGGGAACTACCTGGCCCACACGCAGGGGAAGCGGCACCAGACCAACCTCGCCAAGCGCGCCGCCCGCGAGGCCAAGGACGCGCCCGCGCAGCCCCAGCCCAACAAGCGCAAGCTTGCCCCCCGCAAGTCTGGTGCGtgaaaaaaagaaaacagaatCTCCACTCTCCTTTTATCCGCAAAATTGTTGTTGTTAATTAGAATCGTCAATTACCAACTAGGTCTACTTATTTACTTTCTGCAGTTACTTGGACTTTGTATGGTCTAATCAGTTAGAAGTATGCTATTATGCTTGTTCAGAGTGTTTAGAATGAAGAAACGAGTAGAATCTCTTTCCTTTTGTGGTTAATATGTAAGTTGAAAGATTGAAGCAAAACTATACTCATATCAAGTTATCAATGGAATTTTGTTCACCCAATATTGATGCATAGCAAGTGGACCTGGAAGATTATTCAACTTCAACTTTGCTGTGTCGACCTTTCCATGTTTTTTCTTATAATTTTACTTTATACAATACATCCCCTTTGGATTGTGTTTTCCACCCCTGAATTCTGCTGGAATTGAACTGATTCCTGCAAATTTTTGGTCAAATCTGTGGGTTCCAAAGGAGGCCTAAGAGTATGAAGAGCAAACCTGAACTTGTTCTTCTGTAATTGCCCAATCCCCAATAAAAAGCTTCCCTGTTAAGTTGAAGTTCTCTGGGTTTCCCTGATACCAATGGATGTTCCTTGAGACAGAAAATTTATCTGAGTTAGTTCCTCCTGTTTTGTTATCACCTTTTGGTAGTACAGTACAACTTAAGTTATCAACACAGTATTTTCTTGTCAGTTGTTCTCATTAGCTTTCTTTCCTAGATTTCCTGTTAAGTTGAAGTTCTCTGGTTTTCCCTGATACCAGTGGATGTTCCTTGAGACAAAATTTATCTGAGTTAGTGAGTAGTGATTGCTCTACTGCGAGCAATTTTTTTATAAGCTATTAGTCCCTCCTGTTTTGTTGTCACTTTTTGGTAGTACAGTacaactgaagttatcaacactGTATTTTCTTGTCAGTTGTTCTCATTAGCTTTCTTTCCTCCCTTTGCAGTTAAGATTGGCAGACCTGGGTATAAAGTAACCAAACAATATGATCCTGAGACGAAGCAACACTCGTTTCTCTTTGAGGTTAGTATTCCTTGTGTTCGCATTATTTACCAAGTCCTCACCTCACACATGGTTAT harbors:
- the LOC136535957 gene encoding protein STRICTOSIDINE SYNTHASE-LIKE 13-like, translating into MEEKRKLQWRRGRDGIVQYPHLFFAALALALVVADPFGLSPLAGVDYRPVKHELAPYGEVMGSWPRDNASRLRRGRLEFVGEVFGPESIEFDLEGRGPYAGLADGRVVRWMGEETGWETFAVMNPDWSEEVCANGVNSTTRKQHEKEEFCGRPLGLRFHRETGELYVADAYYGLMVIGQSGGVASSIAREADGDRIRFANDLDVHRNGSVFFTDTSMRYSRKDHLNILLEGEGTGRLLRYDPETNAVHVVLKGLVFPNGVQISEDQQFLLFSETTNCRIMRHWLEGPRKGEVEVFANLPGFPDNVRSNGKGQFWVAIDCCRTPAQAVFAKRPWLRTLYFKFPLTLKMLTRRAAKRMHTVLALLDDEGCVVEVLEDRGREVMKLVSEVREVGRKLWIGTVAHNHIATIPYPLD